ATCCGGTCGAATCATGGGCGATGGTTATAGAAAACCCCGGGGGCAGCTCATGTTGAAGAAGCCTTATCCTTTCCTTTATCTCACGGGCAACAGTCAGGTGATTTGCTCCCCTTTCGGCGTAGATGGTCATATTGACCGTGCTCAGGCCATTTATCCTGTAGTACCTTGTAGCCTTTTGCTCAACAAAAGCGGGGGTGGCCACTTCAGTCAATCTTATTATCCTTTGCCCCGATACTGCCACAGGTATATCTTCCCAGTTGAAACTTTCGTTTCTGTTGCCTTTCAGCCGTAGGTTAACCCTGTTTTCCCTTTCATCACGGCGATCAATAATTACTTGTCCGAGTTCCCTGTTTGCAAGGTAGTTATGGATAGCGGCCCTCAGGGTATTCTGGTCTATTCCAAGCTCATGCATCTTGTGCGGGTCATACTCCAAATTCCATTCGAACGGTAGCATGCCGTCAATATTAATCGAATAGATACCCGGGATATCAGCAAGCCTTCTTTTTACAACATCTTCAGCATACCTTCCAATGGTAAAAACAGTAGTATTCGCGTTTATTGTATAGGTTAGCAGTGCGGTCTCACTGTCGTCGGGCCTGTTCAGGGTAAGAAGGGGACGGCTGACACCTTCAGGCAGTTTGGGGTAAACCTGCCTTATAAGGGCAGCTATCTCAAATCTGGCGGCATCCATGTCGGCCGTCCTGTCGTAGGTAATCCTTATCCAGCCGCCACCACGATACGAGCTGGACTCGATCTCCCTTATACCCCTTACGGTGGAAAACGCACCTTCGAGTGGTCCGGTTACCTGCATTTCCACAACCCTGCCGCTGATGTTTGGCCACATATAGCTTACAGTAATAGATGGCAGGGTGCGTGAGGGCAGGAATTTGAAGGAGGTAAGGGGAGCCATAGATAATCCGCCTATTATCAGCACCACGAAAATGACGTTCGTGGTAAACGCTGACAGTCCGAATGGCAGCAGGGCAGGGGAGGTGGATTTGACGGTGGGACTATCCATGGGTGCCGTTTGGTTATTAATCTCAGTCAGCTCTCTTTACCCGTGTTTCATGCGCCAGGTTGAAATTTCCGGATATTATCACTTCCTGACCCTCGGTGAGGCCTTCATTAACAGTAAACTGCCGGCTGTTTTCAAGGCCGGTTTCAACATAGTTCCACATCGCCAGGCTATCCTGAAGGGTGAACACCACCTGCCTGCCCTGTCTGAGCACCAGGGCCTCACGCGGGATTATGAGCTGACCGGTCATCTCTCTTTTAATGATCACCTGCACGTTCATGCCATCGATCAGTTCCCCTGCGGGGTTATCAACAAGAGCCCTTACCATCACCATACCCTGTTCATCAACCCTTGGATCAAAACCTGTTACTTTTCCGGAGAAAGATTTATCTCTTGCGGCAAAGGGCCTGACTTCTACCGTCTGACCTGCAGCAATCATTGAGGTTTCAGATTCCAGAACCGGAAATCGTGCTTCAAGCTGACTGTTGTCGACAATTACACAGAAGTTCTGGTAAGCCGAACTGTGGTTATGTGGTTTTGCTTCAAGTCCCGCTATAACGCCGCTTACCGGTGCCTTTAACCTTGTGCCGCTC
This portion of the Marinilabiliales bacterium genome encodes:
- a CDS encoding efflux RND transporter periplasmic adaptor subunit, giving the protein MAPLICSSRIPAVFTVIILMTVVACGVQNDNEAASLARREHYAEVIEVRTAPVVRGSFARELITNGRLRAVTEATVHFRVNEMIKEVNVINGQWVNKGDLLAVLEEFPFTSRLERALDQVERTRLELEDVLLGHGYFLRDSLRVPEHIWNMARIRSGYNAALNDLAEARYQMSGTRLKAPVSGVIAGLEAKPHNHSSAYQNFCVIVDNSQLEARFPVLESETSMIAAGQTVEVRPFAARDKSFSGKVTGFDPRVDEQGMVMVRALVDNPAGELIDGMNVQVIIKREMTGQLIIPREALVLRQGRQVVFTLQDSLAMWNYVETGLENSRQFTVNEGLTEGQEVIISGNFNLAHETRVKRAD